A stretch of Cheilinus undulatus linkage group 20, ASM1832078v1, whole genome shotgun sequence DNA encodes these proteins:
- the LOC121527850 gene encoding ER lumen protein-retaining receptor 2, translated as MNIFRLTGDLSHLAAIIILLLKIWKTRSCAGISGKSQVLFALVFTTRYLDLLTSFISLYNTCMKIIYIGCAYATVYLIYLKFKATYDGNHDTFRVEFLVVPVGGLAFLVNHDFSPLEILWTFSIYLESVAILPQLFMISKTGEAETITTHYLFFLGLYRALYLINWIWRFYFEGFFDMIAIVAGVVQTILYCDFFYLYVTKVLKGKKLSLPA; from the exons ATGAACATTTTCAGGCTAACCGGCGATCTCTCCCATCTAGCAGCCATCATCATCCTGCTGCTAAAAATATGGAAAACCAGGTCGTGTGCCG GTATTTCTGGGAAGAGTCAGGTCCTGTTCGCCTTGGTGTTCACCACTCGTTACCTGGACCTGCTGACTTCGTTCATCTCTCTCTACAACACCTGCATGAAG ATCATCTACATTGGCTGTGCGTACGCCACTGTCTACTTGATCTACCTGAAGTTCAAGGCTACCTATGATGGAAACCATGACACGTTCAGAGTGGAGTTCCTGGTCGTTCCTGTTGGTGGGCTGGCTTTCCTGGTCAACCACGACTTCTCTCCCCTCGAG ATTCTGTGGACGTTCTCCATCTACCTGGAGTCGGTGGCCATCCTGCCCCAGCTCTTCATGATCAGTAAGACAGGCGAGGCTGAGACCATCACCACCCACTACCTGTTCTTCCTGGGACTCTACAGAGCGCTCTACCTCATCAACTGGATATGGAGGTTCTACTTTGAGGGATTCTTTGACATGATCGCTATTGTGGCTGGGGTGGTACAGACCATCCTCTACTGCGACTTCTTCTATTTGTATGTAACGAAAG TCCTGAAAGGGAAGAAACTGAGTCTGCCAGCCTAA
- the mettl9 gene encoding methyltransferase-like protein 9 isoform X1 has protein sequence MFHLQLRTLIFVAWVIGYIAFLLSIRRMWTGKYVRSPLVRSLFVNMVTESEAAKIDTQEWYRCCPDLLGESVQPLFVQSHLDSGTKAFLKRSVEKSGWVLTQLYHSFVSTVLSPLVSRTSINGFLGRGSMFVFSQEQFRRLLRISPEWRAERLLDLGAGDGGVTEVMGAHFKEVYATEVSPPMKWHLQRRNYKLLGIDEWQQTGFQYDVVSCLNLLDRCDDPLNLLLDIRRSLVPNTGRLVLAAVLPFQPYVEVGGRWQRPKEHLKIKGKTWEEQVTNLTNEVFRRAGFEVEAVTRLPYLCEGDMYNDYYVLDDAVFVLKATEEISVSVY, from the exons ATGTTTCATCTGCAGCTCAGGACTTTGATTTTTGTAGCCTGGGTGATCGGATATATCGCCTTCCTGCTCTCCATCAGGAGGATGTGGACGGGGAAGTATGTCCGCAGTCCGCTGGTCCGCTCTCTTTTTGTCAACATGGTAACTGAGAGCGAGGCTGCTAAGATCGACACTCAGGAG TGGTATCGGTGCTGTCCTGATCTGCTCGGTGAATCCGTCCAGCCGCTGTTCGTCCAGAGTCACCTTGACTCGGGTACTAAAGCTTTCCTTAAGAGGAGCGTAGAGAAGTCTGGCTGGGTGCTCACTCAGCTTTATCACTCTTTTGTCTCCACCGTCCTCAGCCCTTTGGTGTCTCGAACCTCCATCAACGG gtTTCTGGGTCGCGGCTCCATGTTTGTGTTCTCTCAGGAGCAGTTCAGACGGCTGCTTCGTATCAGCCCTGAGTGGAGAGCAGAGAGACTGCTGGACCTTGGAGCCGGGGATGGAGGTGTCACCGAGGTGATGGGAGCTCATTTTAAAGAAGTCTATGCAACAGAAGTCTCTCCACCGATGAAGTGGCATCTGCAGAGGAGAAACTACAA ACTGCTGGGTATCGATGAGTGGCAGCAGACCGGTTTCCAGTACGATGTGGTCAGCTGTCTGAACCTGCTGGACCGCTGTGATGATCCTCTGAATCTCCTTCTGGACATCAGGAGGTCGCTCGTTCCCAACACAGGTCGACTTGTCCTGGCCGCTGTGCTGCCTTTCCAGCCATACGTGGAAGTCG GTGGAAGATGGCAGCGTCCCAAAGAGCACCTTAAAATCAAAGGAAAAACGTGGGAGGAGCAAGTCACCAACCTGACCAATGAGGTTTTCCGCAGGGCGGGGTTTGAGGTGGAGGCGGTGACGCGGTTGCCGTATCTTTGTGAAGGAGACATGTACAATGATTACTACGTCCTGGatgatgctgtttttgtccTGAAGGCCACTGAGGAGATCTCAGTGTCCGTTTACTAA
- the mettl9 gene encoding methyltransferase-like protein 9 isoform X2: protein MWTGKYVRSPLVRSLFVNMVTESEAAKIDTQEWYRCCPDLLGESVQPLFVQSHLDSGTKAFLKRSVEKSGWVLTQLYHSFVSTVLSPLVSRTSINGFLGRGSMFVFSQEQFRRLLRISPEWRAERLLDLGAGDGGVTEVMGAHFKEVYATEVSPPMKWHLQRRNYKLLGIDEWQQTGFQYDVVSCLNLLDRCDDPLNLLLDIRRSLVPNTGRLVLAAVLPFQPYVEVGGRWQRPKEHLKIKGKTWEEQVTNLTNEVFRRAGFEVEAVTRLPYLCEGDMYNDYYVLDDAVFVLKATEEISVSVY from the exons ATGTGGACGGGGAAGTATGTCCGCAGTCCGCTGGTCCGCTCTCTTTTTGTCAACATGGTAACTGAGAGCGAGGCTGCTAAGATCGACACTCAGGAG TGGTATCGGTGCTGTCCTGATCTGCTCGGTGAATCCGTCCAGCCGCTGTTCGTCCAGAGTCACCTTGACTCGGGTACTAAAGCTTTCCTTAAGAGGAGCGTAGAGAAGTCTGGCTGGGTGCTCACTCAGCTTTATCACTCTTTTGTCTCCACCGTCCTCAGCCCTTTGGTGTCTCGAACCTCCATCAACGG gtTTCTGGGTCGCGGCTCCATGTTTGTGTTCTCTCAGGAGCAGTTCAGACGGCTGCTTCGTATCAGCCCTGAGTGGAGAGCAGAGAGACTGCTGGACCTTGGAGCCGGGGATGGAGGTGTCACCGAGGTGATGGGAGCTCATTTTAAAGAAGTCTATGCAACAGAAGTCTCTCCACCGATGAAGTGGCATCTGCAGAGGAGAAACTACAA ACTGCTGGGTATCGATGAGTGGCAGCAGACCGGTTTCCAGTACGATGTGGTCAGCTGTCTGAACCTGCTGGACCGCTGTGATGATCCTCTGAATCTCCTTCTGGACATCAGGAGGTCGCTCGTTCCCAACACAGGTCGACTTGTCCTGGCCGCTGTGCTGCCTTTCCAGCCATACGTGGAAGTCG GTGGAAGATGGCAGCGTCCCAAAGAGCACCTTAAAATCAAAGGAAAAACGTGGGAGGAGCAAGTCACCAACCTGACCAATGAGGTTTTCCGCAGGGCGGGGTTTGAGGTGGAGGCGGTGACGCGGTTGCCGTATCTTTGTGAAGGAGACATGTACAATGATTACTACGTCCTGGatgatgctgtttttgtccTGAAGGCCACTGAGGAGATCTCAGTGTCCGTTTACTAA
- the LOC121528001 gene encoding solute carrier family 2, facilitated glucose transporter member 11-like — MSSTGNSEQDETSKPSTGARTLALTVCSAAIGGTFQYGYNISIINAPTSYVQVFINDTYMKRWGAGLETPQVTLVWTLIVSAFSFGGLLGALLAGPLAVRFGRKKSLLLNNLFLFTGAVLVLTCRMAESFEMIICARLLVGMNSGVSMNIQPMYFGESAPKHLRGAVAFSSAVFTAFGIFLGQVVGLTGVLGAEPLWPYLLASNALPGLIQLLTLPWFPESPRYLLIDRGDREACAKALAKLRGGAVPVLEMDELLQEQQQQKSTALNSGSVTSTKTPWSLFKSPDLRCQLKTVMAASSAMMLCGNDSIYFYASYIFLEAGIPSEKVQYVTIGTGASEFTASILSNLLIERVGRRYLLVGGYCLMSCWSVIFTIALNLQSRGVAGMPYLSMACVFAYILSFGLGPAGVTGILPAEIFDQSARPAAYMVAGSLMWLSLFLVGMLFPFIVSGLGNFCFLPFLVVCLLAAAFLGKTLPETKGKTLSEITAEFDRKNGVNSELQDLQVNETTGDQYKLANACSFTSLKQGPDCDPDQKIKE; from the coding sequence ATGTCCTCTACAGGTAACAGTGAGCAAGATGAAACCAGCAAACCTTCAACTGGTGCCAGGACCCTTGCCTTGACTGTCTGCTCCGCTGCCATAGGGGGGACTTTCCAGTATGGATACAACATCTCCATCATCAATGCTCCTACCAGCTATGTCCAGGTTTTCATCAATGATACCTACATGAAGCGCTGGGGGGCTGGCTTGGAGACCCCTCAGGTGACACTAGTGTGGACTCTCATTGTGTCAGCTTTCTCATTTGGAGGTTTGCTTGGTGCCCTGTTGGCAGGACCTCTGGCAGTCCGCTTCGGAAGGAAAAAGTCTCTGCTTTTGAATAATTTATTCTTGTTCACTGGCGCTGTGCTGGTCCTTACATGCAGGATGGCTGAATCGTTTGAGATGATCATCTGTGCTCGCCTGCTGGTGGGCATGAACTCAGGTGTCAGTATGAACATCCAGCCCATGTATTTTGGGGAAAGCGCTCCAAAACACCTCAGAGGAGCAGtggctttttcttctgctgtcttCACTGCATTTGGGATCTTCCTAGGTCAAGTTGTCGGACTCACTGGGGTTCTGGGTGCAGAGCCTCTTTGGCCCTATTTGCTGGCTAGTAATGCTCTTCCTGGGTTGATCCAGCTGTTGACCCTACCCTGGTTCCCTGAAAGCCCAAGATACCTCCTCATTGACCGAGGAGACAGGGAAGCTTGTGCCAAGGCGCTTGCAAAACTTCGTGGTGGGGCGGTCCCAGTCTTGGAGATGGATGAGTTGCttcaggagcagcagcagcagaaatccACAGCATTGAATTCTGGATCTGTAACTTCTACAAAGACTCCTTGGTCCCTTTTTAAGAGTCCTGACTTGCGATGCCAGCTCAAGACAGTGATGGCAGCCAGTAGTGCCATGATGCTCTGCGGCAATGACTCCATCTATTTCTACGCCTCTTACATCTTTCTGGAAGCAGGGATTCCTTCAGAGAAAGTCCAGTATGTCACTATTGGAACAGGGGCGTCTGAATTTACTGCTTCTATACTGAGTAACCTGCTGATTGAACGGGTTGGCCGCAGGTACCTTCTAGTTGGAGGGTACTGCCTTATGTCTTGTTGGTCCGTGATCTTTACTATAGCTCTAAACCTGCAGAGCCGCGGGGTGGCTGGGATGCCCTACCTCAGCATGGCGTGTGTTTTCGCCTACATCCTCAGCTTTGGCCTGGGCCCAGCAGGAGTGACCGGGATCTTACCAGCTGAAATATTTGACCAGTCAGCACGACCCGCAGCATACATGGTGGCTGGCTCGCTCATGTGGCTCAGCCTGTTTTTGGTGGGGATGCTTTTCCCTTTTATTGTCAGTGGCCTGGGAAATTTCTGCTTTCTACCATTCTTAGTTGTTTGCTTGTTAGCAGCTGCATTTCTAGGGAAGACTTTGCCAGAAACTAAGGGCAAGACACTTTCAGAGATTACTGCAGAGTTTGACAGAAAGAATGGAGTGAATAGCGAGTTGCAAGACTTGCAGGTAAATGAAACCACTGGGGATCAATACAAGCTGGCCAATGCCTGCTCCTTTACTTCCCTGAAACAAGGCCCTGATTGCGACCCTGATCAAAAGATTAAGGAATGA